Genomic segment of Psychrobacter sanguinis:
AAGTACATCATGAAGTACACTGTGGCTATCTCAGCAAGTTGAAACCTTAATACCATTAGCTCACAGCCAAAGATTCAAGTCCTCGCTAGGGAGCAAAATCAGTGAGAACGCCTGATCTATTTCACTAGGATTTGAGCAAAGGGCCTTAAGTTGATATCTTTTGCAGATTTTCAGACTTGTTCTTGGTTGGTGGTACTGAGTAGGTTCCCACAACATGGGCAACTAATTCGTCAGATCCATCTGAGTATAAAGAAACCTCGCCTACGACTAGACTCCTTCCCACTTTTAGCAGTTTGCACTCAGCAATAATACGTGATTTTGCAGTGGGCTTACGTAAAAAGTTGATAGTTAAACTTGTGGTGACTGCTAACGGTACTATGCCAATTCTACCTAAGATAGCTACATAAAGAGCCACATCAGCAATTCCCATCATTACAGGCCCCGATATAGTACCTCCAGGTCTCAAATCATCTAAACCAATATCATGGGATAAAATTGACCCACTGCTATTTACTGCCTCAATCCTGTACTTTGCTTGAGGGAACTCAGACTTCATGAACTCAGCTATCTCTTCCTTGGTTGCTGACATAAGGCTTCCTTTAATCTAACTGTTATTGGCACCTCTATTCTATCCTAACTTTCCACCTTATTACGATAAAAAATTATAGAGCCATTTTAGGTCAGAGCACTAGTTTTAAAGTGCTTGACGGTTTTATGAGAGGTATAGTTGTAAATACCCCATTCTTAACACAGCAGATGGGACGCGATCTAGAAATTACGACACAGTTAACCTTGTTAGACTTCAGCTATCCTTTGGCCATACTGACATTATGTCTGTATGACCTTGAGTTATTCATTTTCTGCTAAATACTCTTTTAGATTATCATTCTAAGGATTACCTACTTTATTCTCCCTCTAAATTTCAATTTAATGAATAAATAGTATCCTTATGATTTTATTCTATTTGCATTATTTCAGACGGTCTGCTTATACTATTTAATAATATTTAAAATGACTGAAAACTCCATTTAATTGTAAGCATCCGACCATCCCATCTTTTTTTCTATTAAAAAATGCGAGATAGTGTCCACGAACAAATAATCGTGGACACTAACATGACAACACAACCCCCTAATAAACCCAAACGAAGAACTTACAGCGCTGAGTTTAAAGCGCTTTTAGTAAAAGAAGCGACAGACTCAGGTCGATCAATTGCCAGCATTGCCCGAGAGCATGGCATTAACCAAAACCTTCTACATAACTGGAAACGCCAGTATCAGCGGGCACATGCTCAAGCTGACACATTACCTGGTGCTATAAACAGGTCTCATGATCCAAACCCGCACTTTATCCCAATCCATCTTGAGCCTGAAGGTGCGCATCTACGCTCAGCATCCGTCATAAAGAACATCAAACTGCAAATCACAGCTCGAGCATCTGGGACGATAAACCTCAACATTAGCCAAATAGACACTCAAAGCTTGATTGACCTACTACGAGGGCTGCAATGATACCCATCACTCACATCTGGCTATCCACCACGCCTATGGACATGCGATGTGGTAGTGGCAAACTAATGGCCTACATCCTCACCGAGCACCAAAGCATTCGCCCTCACTGTGCCTACCTGTTTTACAACAAAGCAGGCACACGCCTAAAAGTATTCATTCATGATGGGCTTGGCGTATGGCTTTGTAGCCGTCAGCTCGATGACAATAAATTTCATGGCTTAACCAAGCCGCTCACCACCACTCAGACTGGTATCAGCATCAACCGTGAACAATTTAACGCCTTAATCAGTGGACTGCCTTGGCGTAACATGGGCAAAGATAAATTAACCCCCATCCTATAAATAGCAGATGACAGGCAAATAAAACTCTGGCAACATATCGCCATGACTGTTGCTAACTTATCCGACTTATCAAAAGACCCCATTTACGCCGAGCTTCTGGTGAAAATCCACCTGCTTGAACAGCGTAATGAGCACCTGCAGCAACAGCTTGTTCAAACGAACACAAGTCACGATCAACTACAGCAGCTTTTTAACCAAGTGGTTGAGGAAAACCACAAGCTATATGAACAAGTGCTTGAACTCATCGAAAAACAAAAGCAGCTTATTCACCGGCTCTATGGACAAAAAAGCGAAGGCATCACTGCCAGACAAACCCACTTAAACTATGAGGCCGCGCAAGAGGACTTAGCGCAGCTTGAACAAATCCGAGATGACTACCTTAGCGGCTTAAGCCAAGATGAGCTTGCCAAGCTGCCTGCGATTGATCGTACTGAGGCAGAAACCCTCATTAATGAGGGTGAGCTTAAAGCCGGCAAAGAGAACACAGATGAGCTGCCAGCTTCAGCCACTGATCAGCCTAGAAAAACAAAGCGTGCCAAATACACAGTGATTCCTGACAACCTTGAGGTGAAAACCTGGGTTCATGAACCACTTACCACCGTCTGTGACTGCGGCTGTCAAATGAAGCGAATTGGGGAGGATAAACAAGACAAACTTGGCATTATCCCTAAGCAGTTTTATATTGAGCGTCACATCTACCCTAAATGGGTATGCCGTGAGTGTGACATCATTCATCAAGCGGCTACCCCCAAGCAGATTATTAACAAAAGCATCGCCACCCCAGAGCTGCTTGCACACATCCTTATTAGCAAATATGCAGACCATCAGCCGTTATATCGGCAGAATATTATCTATCAGCGAAGTGGGGTAAATATCCCCGATGCTACTATGGCAGACTGGGTAGGACGCTGCGGCGTTGCCCTTGAGCCTTTAGTCAGTCGCTTGCATGAACTATTACTGTCTGAGCCTATCTTACATGCCGATGAAACCCCGGTATCTATCATGAAGAACCATGTAAAGGTAGGTGGTAAATCATTAAAAAAAGGCTATGTCTGGGCGTATCTTACGCCACAGCACAGCTCCTTAAAAGCGGTGGTCTATGACTTTGCTGAAAGCCGTCGTAATGAGCATCCTAAAGCCTTTTTAGATAAGTGGCGCGGTAAGCTGGTTTGCGATGATTACAGCGGGTATAAGTTCTTATTTCATCAAGGTGTGACAGAAATCGGTTGTCTGGCCCATGCACGGCGTAAGTTTCATGAACTGCATATCACTGGCCAAAGTATCGTGAGCATTGAGGCATTAACGTTATTTAGGCAGTTGTATGCTGTTGAACGTGAGATTGACGAGCGATTTGAAAAAAATACACCCCCAATGCCAAGAGATCCCCAAATAGTTCGGCAAATCAGGCAAGAAAAAGCCAAACCGATTGCCGATAAGCTGCACCAATGGTTACAAGAAAAAAGGCAGTTAACCACTAAAAATGCCAGTATTAGTAAGGCGATGGATTATTGCCTGAAACGTTGGCAGGCGCTGACTCAGTATCTAGATGATGGCAGGCTGCCGATTGATAATAATTGGGCGGAGAATCAGATGCGTCCGTGGGCACTTGGGCGTAAAAACTGGTTGTTTGCCGGTTCGCTGCGAAGTGGGCAGCGGGCTGCGAATATTATGTCAATCATTCAGTCAGCTCGCTTAAATGGTTTGGATGTGTCTGCTTATTTGACAGACGTGCTAAGACGCCTGCCTACTCAAGAGGGTCTGGATGAGTTGTTACCTCATCGCTGGGTGCCACCGCAATAGGGGGTTGGTCGGATGCTTACATTTAATTAATAAGTTAATTAGAGAAACTACAAATATCACAAAGCCAAAATGCACACAAGACAAAAAGCTTAACTTTATAAAAGTTATAGATAACTTATAAAATCT
This window contains:
- a CDS encoding PaaI family thioesterase, whose translation is MSATKEEIAEFMKSEFPQAKYRIEAVNSSGSILSHDIGLDDLRPGGTISGPVMMGIADVALYVAILGRIGIVPLAVTTSLTINFLRKPTAKSRIIAECKLLKVGRSLVVGEVSLYSDGSDELVAHVVGTYSVPPTKNKSENLQKIST
- the tnpA gene encoding IS66-like element accessory protein TnpA, whose product is MTTQPPNKPKRRTYSAEFKALLVKEATDSGRSIASIAREHGINQNLLHNWKRQYQRAHAQADTLPGAINRSHDPNPHFIPIHLEPEGAHLRSASVIKNIKLQITARASGTINLNISQIDTQSLIDLLRGLQ
- the tnpB gene encoding IS66 family insertion sequence element accessory protein TnpB (TnpB, as the term is used for proteins encoded by IS66 family insertion elements, is considered an accessory protein, since TnpC, encoded by a neighboring gene, is a DDE family transposase.); this translates as MIPITHIWLSTTPMDMRCGSGKLMAYILTEHQSIRPHCAYLFYNKAGTRLKVFIHDGLGVWLCSRQLDDNKFHGLTKPLTTTQTGISINREQFNALISGLPWRNMGKDKLTPIL
- the tnpC gene encoding IS66 family transposase; this encodes MTVANLSDLSKDPIYAELLVKIHLLEQRNEHLQQQLVQTNTSHDQLQQLFNQVVEENHKLYEQVLELIEKQKQLIHRLYGQKSEGITARQTHLNYEAAQEDLAQLEQIRDDYLSGLSQDELAKLPAIDRTEAETLINEGELKAGKENTDELPASATDQPRKTKRAKYTVIPDNLEVKTWVHEPLTTVCDCGCQMKRIGEDKQDKLGIIPKQFYIERHIYPKWVCRECDIIHQAATPKQIINKSIATPELLAHILISKYADHQPLYRQNIIYQRSGVNIPDATMADWVGRCGVALEPLVSRLHELLLSEPILHADETPVSIMKNHVKVGGKSLKKGYVWAYLTPQHSSLKAVVYDFAESRRNEHPKAFLDKWRGKLVCDDYSGYKFLFHQGVTEIGCLAHARRKFHELHITGQSIVSIEALTLFRQLYAVEREIDERFEKNTPPMPRDPQIVRQIRQEKAKPIADKLHQWLQEKRQLTTKNASISKAMDYCLKRWQALTQYLDDGRLPIDNNWAENQMRPWALGRKNWLFAGSLRSGQRAANIMSIIQSARLNGLDVSAYLTDVLRRLPTQEGLDELLPHRWVPPQ